From Rhododendron vialii isolate Sample 1 chromosome 7a, ASM3025357v1:
CAAAGAATTAAATGTGCAACACGACGACTAAACATGCATGGAGGGCAAAACAGTCATTACACGTGACCTACCTAAACCCTAGATTAACATGCTTAAACAAAAACTACGCTAGCATGCAACCTtaaaacgaattaaaaatcctaaacttgcATGAATTAAGCAAGAACATAAAATAAACCATAAGCATGCAACTAAACAAGAACTAACTAAGCAATAATTAAATGGCAACTAGAAtaaactaactaactaagcaATAATTAAATGGCAACTAGAATAAACTAACTAACTAATAAAGAAGATAAAAATGAACGACATTCCTTGACTCCACGAGACCAAGCGGACCGCCCTCAAGAACTGAGCGAAAATGTGAACTAGATTGCCCGTAGAGGAGCAACCTTGATCCAAGATGCCTTTCGGCAGCCTAACGGCGTAGAGAAGGCTTTACTATGCTCGAGTACTAGCCAAGGGACTTTGGCTTGCTCACAAGCGAATGATGTTTTTTGAACGAATGTTTTGAACAATTTGAAACCTATGGAGGTAAGGGGTTTATATAGGCTTGTCCGCGGGGAAAAACGACTTGGGTTTTTGATGTGGGACTGCAGAAAACACGAAAAAACGCGAAAACcgaggaaaaacaaaataacGGCACCGTGGCACCACAAGAAGGCCGGCTTGGCCTTGGGGGAGAGCCGGCCTGGCCTTGGCCCGTGCTTATGGGCTCGGGCAGGCCTCCCTCAGTCCAGGTTTGGTTTAGGTCTGTTCCAATGCGTTTCgggttgatttttgggtaaaaaacaGTGACGATTTGGGCAACGATGATTTGAGCTAAAAATAAGACTTTTATGGGCtaaaaaatgaattgttttatggattaaaagactcaacattttcaaaagaatattttaaaatgaaACACCACACGATTTAAAAGAAAGCTTGCAacctgacaaaaatattttgaaagaaactaCGAAAGGCTTTCTtcgaacaccaatgcatcaagATTACTTCTCGAGGAtaaccaaaattgaaaacaacatTCTCATCATTGGGCGGCCACTTGGTGGGAGGCTTAAGCATTACGGACTACTAAATGGGTTGTCTACActtatgtactttttttttttgatccgcctaCACTTATGTACTTTGtgctctctcttttctttttctttttttttggtaattactATGTTCTTCATACTTCTTTTACtatcatttttcactttttctttgccatgagagcattTGACATCAGCAACTAGCAATAAGTCGACATTCAGTCGTATTTTATACCCCTCAAAAAGTGGGAGTGCACAAAGAACTCATCTGAGAAAGGGCAAAATGTGTCTTGGGAAATTAATAATAGACAGAGTGCATCTACCAAAAATGAGGCGAGAGACTTGAGAAAATTGCAAAAACTGAAAGTAATGCGAACATTTAAAACTGCATTTTTAAAGTACTCGCATACTAAAAATGCATTAAACAAGTCCGTTCATAGATAAATTCATGTGGATTGGGCAGATTCGGGTGTATTTAGGGCCGGTTTGGCATAATAAAAAAGtcagattattttttttatctctatttaatttttatcttatttgttgtttttgcatcaatttttgggtGATTATTTTGACGTGATGAATTTAAAAGGTACAAAAGTATGAAccagattaattttttttgaatatacacaaaaataattcaaaaagtctatgttttgaataatttttgttttagtgaactttttttttaacattttgattttattttttgaatttttttttaaagtaccGAGTAAAGACAAgtgaattgagagagagagagagagagagagagaggtgcgaGATGGTTTTACGAGCTGTCGGTCAGGACGCGCCAGAATGATCCATATCCGATAGACAAGCAAGGATCGTCTGCAGCAGGGACGAGTCGGCGAATTTAGGGTTTCTTGACCTAAAAGCTCCATCGGATTGACCAGAAATTCTCGTAAGTTTACGCATTAcccatatgttttttttttttgataatcaattACCCATATGTTTGTTTGTAACTTTGTAAATAAACATGTGTCTCAGATTTCTAATTGGTACTTGATCATAGTTCGATGATATAAGTTTAAGAGCTTAAGTTTGTGTCGTCAATTGGTGAATTTACCGTGAGATGCTCTAACGCTGTAATTAGATTTTATTCAAGAGAGATAATTATGTGTAGGTTGTATAGAATTGGTCAAGCTACAGTTGGCTACATGGAGTTTGTAGATATATGCACTTAACCTCTAATTGTCTTTTGATAACATTCTATCGGATAGAGAGCATACATAAAGCATCATCTTGGAATTTTGGAGGGAGGGAGTAAATGGAAATAATggaaaaagtgaattttttttttgaaagaagtgAATTTTCTTGCTTTAGTTTAGTTGGGTGGGAAGAAGTACTCTTTTCCATTGAACTACTATGTTTTGCACTGTTGATGAGAAATTCATTGCAGTTGCAGGGTTGTGTTACATACCTAGAGCGATGGAGTTTTGCCCAAGTTGTGGGATCTTGTTGCAATATGAGTTACCCAATATGAGCTGCCCAGCCAGATTCTTCTGCCCAACTTGTCCCTATGTATGTCATATAGAGAGCAAGGTAATTCTCCTAAtaaatcccatcatctaatgTATTCTTTGTCAGCTGCCCATTACTCTCTATGTACATTTGCAACTGTGTTGTCAATGGTCTATTGGGCATTTTAAAGGTTAAGATAAAGAGAAGGCAACATTTGGTTGAGAAAGAGGTTGAACCCATCTTCTCCAAAGACGACATGAAGAATGGGCCCACAACCGAAGGTAtctttcttttatgcttttctACCTTTCATGTTGACCTTATTTCCTTTATTGTGTTtgttttgattgattgatttagaTTGTAATTTGTCTTTGTTAATGGTACTTGATGTTGGAATTTCCTTGGTGTTGAAAACCTTCTGAACATTGTTTGTATTCGTCTCTCTGTGTGTTTGTCAAGTAGTGTGCCGTGAGGATATGATTTTGTAATCAAAGACGCCTAGATGAGGTTGTTCACCAATGTGTACGCAattttttatggtttttgttgATTATGGTGCTCATGGGTAGAATGTGATTTGTTAAACTGCTTTATCAGTTATCACCAATTGTCCTACAAGTTTAAATTGCTCGGAAATAGGCCCAACAACAATGATCAAGCTATCTGATCCTCATCGCCACTTACATGGAGATGCAAAAATTTATACATATAGAGAAGCAAACTAAACTTAACGGTAAAGAAGAGACTTCAATCTAAGACATCTTTGAAATCAAAGCTTTGATACCTTGTTAGATTGATTGTAACAAAGTTAAAACTTTTAGGGAATTGACTCAACTATGGATAGTGAGAAGATGCTCTTTATAAACACAATTGATTTGGTACTGATGATTGCCTAGATACAACAATTAATCACCATGCATTTAGCACTCGAAGCAACAATTCAATTACGTACCAATTAAAACTGCAAGCTCTTCAGGAAAGGAGCCAGAGCGACCGGGTGAGAAGGATCACAATGGTAAGGTGAGTAGTTCTTGAGAATTAGCCACCTCGAGGACAGTAATGTTTGGAGTAGTATTTGCTACCTTGAGGATTGAAATGTTTGAGTAGCTATTCACCCCAAGCCTCTCAACCACCATTGTGTGGTGTTGAAGGGCCTAAGTCACCACGTGACAGTGCCCCAAGGGCACTAAATAAATTTTCTAAATGTTTGGACAGAAACTATTAGAGAATGGTTGAGGATTTTTTTTGCTACGCAACTACTGTAGCAGTAGATTAGGTTAAGTAGATTGATGCTTTAGTCTCCGGCCAACTCTGACTTAGTCTTAGCACTCATATACTCCACAAGTCTACATTTAATCTAATTCATCCTAATTTCACAATCTATGGTCTATTGCAAGCAATTCTCAGTTCAATTAAGCATTAAACCTCCAAGTGGGGTGAAAAATCACCGGAGTATCAAACACTACAAGGAAATGGCGGGTGAAAGAGTTTCTCACAACCCACGACATGAATTTTCACATTCATCACGTCAAACCTCCTTTCTGAACCTTTGCTGATAGCTTCCCGTAATCTCCCCGATGCAAATCCTCGAATCAAGACCTCGTCACTGGAATCCATCAAGATCTATTGCCACAAAAGGACTACTGATAATGTAGATAACCTTATAGTTACCCACACTAGTGGGTAAATAGCGAGGTTTCCTCCTTGCCCTTAAATTTGAATTCTTCTCTTGGATGCTTTTCGAAACTCCTAATTTGCTAGTCAGGAAAATTAGATTCCTATAGATGTTGGATTAGTTGTAACAAAGAAAACCATACTTAGCAATGAACTTGTTCATGAAGTATCTATGGCACCTATTGAGGAGAAAATTTTAGCAGTTAACTCAAAGATCATTTCATGTCTAAGAAACCAATGTGGAAAGGATATGGTCTAAGAATTTTCGTCAAAGAGAATGAGTAGAAAGTGGCCAGAATGAGGTTTTGAGAAAGAGAGTCACCTATGGTATTATTGAAGTTCAATGCTGGATAGACCAGCAAAAGAAACGAATTATGTTGCTGGCCTGAGAGATGGGAATCAGGTTTGTTAGTTGTGGTAGCTTGTTGGTGCTTGTGCTTGTGATTTTGAATTCATCGTTCACAGATTTTGGTTCACACTCTGTAGCATGGGATAATCACTATAGCGAATggcgattttttattttatttttgaacccTGGATATCTTTGAATTCTCCATATCTCTGTTAGACTATGTCTACCATTATGTCAAGGAGTAATGGATCTAAGTCAATCAaattatcatttttcatttttttgtaatCTGTTGGTGGACAGAGTTATTTATAAATGGAATCATAAGAACCAAAACAGATGTAGTGATATGTAGCTTAATTTATGTTCACATTTTTCTCCTACTCTGCAGCAACATGTCCAAATTGCAGTTTTGGGAAGGCTGTTTTCCAGCAACTTCAGATCAGGTCAGCTGATGAGCCTATGTCGACATTTTATTGGTGCTTGAATGAGAAATGCGGACAGCAGTGGCGTGAAGACTAAATATTGCCACCTCTTCCTCTTATGGCCGTTTTTCCTATTGCATGAGAATCCCATTCGGTTTGTCcaattttggattttcttggACAATTGAATTAGTTTCTTTCAGCTGGATTTGCTCTAGGGATAAGCGTAACATTCTCGGATCTACTTAGAACTTGTACAAATTAATGCACTGTTATCAAATCCCGTagctgttttcttttattttctttcgtgTTCTCCATTTTTTATTCTATATTGACTGTATCCAATTTGTTTTGATTCTTGAGTAGTGGTTTtcttattcgaattttttttttctgtggaGCGGGACATTACTATTTACttgtttggataaagcaaatgTTCTACAGCTTTAGCTTTTAATTTGGGTGGAATtctctaaattttatttttaattctatCCCCATAGTGGAGGTGCATATCAAACTACTTGTGAGTCAACATTTACTTTCCATAGTTCAAGAATACTCTATAGAGTTCTTGAAGATTTAGGAATGTTTCAGAATATTTTAGAGTAGTCTTGAAAGATTTGGAATTATGTGGAATGTATCACAACATTCTAGAAAGTTGTGAAGAGTTCTAGAAGGATCTAGAAGTCTGGGAACATTTAGAATATGACGAGGCTTGAAGATGCTAGAAGATTCCGGAAGTTTCAAGAAGATTATAGACGTTTGTGGAGTCTTCTAGAACATAATGGAAGGGAATGAGCCTAGAATGCTCTAGAATGTTGAAAAAGGTAGTGCATAGGTATATAAAGGGTGAAAAGCGATCAttttgtggtaaagaagaatcACCAATTGGTGAACAATTGGGTAAGGGAGAACTTATGTGGGGGATGTCACCAAGTGTGGGAACATGAATTATGTCAAGGATGTTTAGAGCCATGTAAAGAGTCATAAGTATTTGTGACTAGACGGAagtttattgatttgttgtgtTCCTTTGCGTGCACATGGTCAACAAAACTATGTTCTTTATAAGCTAGTTGGGTAATTAATTTCAGATTATAACACGACATTCTACTACACTAATATACTATTATATAGTCGAAAATATGTAACATTTTCTTCTCTCCCTAGCTATAGAAAGGGGCTAATAGATGTCATGAGTTCTGTAGAGATTACAAATTATAAACTTACACGTCCATAAAAGAGTTTGAAGCACAGttgcagaaaagaaaaaaaaaaatccttcttccACAACCAAAGTACtacatgaaaatgaaaaaccaaaataacATGTTCTTTAGTGAACAgccacctttttttttgtcatccaTCTCTTCCTGGTTGCCTCAAGTGCTTCCTCCCTTAACCTTGAGAGTTGTTGAAACCATTGTCGATACTGAGCGTCAATTGCATCAAGCTCCAACTTCAGCTCAACGCCCTGTTCTTTCTCCATCAAGGATAAAGATGAACAGCAGCTTGTCAAGCTCATAACCTTAGAAGTTCCACTCAAGTCAATAGAAGTTAGTTCTGAGCTCTTTGCCAATCCATTCGTTAGCGTAAATTCTCCACCACTATCATTTCCTTGCAATTTAAACTCGTCAAAATACAAATCCCTGAAATCTATCTCTGAATCATACCCACTGAAGCCTATAGAGCTTTTACCAATCCCATAATCAACAAATCCACACGTTTTGTAATTCTCTGTAGAAACCTCTTCAATCATCTCAGAAGTAAATGATGCTTGTGATTCATTATCTCCCAAATTTGCCAAACTCGGAGAACTATTTAGTTCAAAAGAACTAGAACAAGCCGAATTGTTATGCAAGCTACCTTCATTGGCTTCAACATGGCCTTCTTGCTTAACTGGTAACTCGATGGGACAAATTGAATCACTACGGTTTGTAAGGGTTTGGTCATTGGAAACTCCTGAAGATCCTGGATGCGGATTTCTCACTCCACTCAAATTGTAAACTGATGAAGGTTTCCAATTAGGTACAATTCTCATTATTAAGTAGTCAATGAACTCAGCAATGAATGCCACATTATGATATGCTAACTCTAGGTGCTCAACCATCTCCCTAGCGATTGAGAATGCAGTGTCTGTATAAAGGTAGAATTGAAAGTGTATATTTCTTACTTGGCCTACACATAAGAAAAGGGGGATGTTATTTTATGAAAAAGGCAACAGTATTATCTACTATAAAGGAAAGCAACTAATAAATATCCACATACCATTTGAGTCAGCAATTCGCAAGGTCAATGAGATTGTTTTGTCATCATTTTTTGTTCCAGTTAACCTAAATTCGTTGTCTTGATGTATCCTCTGTAATTCTACAACTGGACCGTGTGGGCTCCCAGTATTGGAGTCTGTGCATACAGAGTGGTTATATTCAAGATCGATATCCATGGAATGGGGCCCAGAATTCAATACACTTGATGATTGGGGAAGTTTGTTGGGTAGCTGTAAAGGATCAAGAATAGGCTCCTTTAAAGTCTCAGACTGGAGAAATGGATCTTTAAGCAGCTCCTTTGCAGGCAACCTTTGAGATGCTGGGACCAAACATTTCTCAATGAAATTTTTAACTTTAGGATCAGTCACCTTGCCAAGAGAAGCAGGTTTAATTCCCTGAACCGCAACAAATTGCGAAACatattaattttatattttctacCGTCTAGTAAAAATTAATGACGAAGCTAAATATGGGTGAACTTACTGAGGTAACCTTCTTATATATTTGAGCTGGATTCTTGCATTCAATATATGGATAATCACACGTAACCATTTCTAACATGCACATTCCAAAAGAATATATGTCCACCAGTTCATTGTATTCCTCCTCATATAACTCTGGAGCCATAAATTCAGGAGTTCCtaccacaaataaaaaataagtcagAAGTCCTTGCAatgattctttatttttttctcagcTCCAATGATTCTTTCTTATGATAATTAATTTACGATAATTGTCTTACCAATGACACTCTTAGCTGTCGGCTGCTGCATAACAATTGCCAATCCAAGGTCTCCGATTTTTATTTCTCCATGGTTTCCATTAACAAAGATATTATCACATTTTAAGTCCCTATGGATAATCGGAGGGTTCTGACTATGAAGATAGTCCAAGCCTCGGAGAATTTGTCGAGCCCAATTCTTTATAGCCTTCATGTCAACACTTTTATGCTTGTTACGATATCTAACAGGCAAATGGTACAAGATTACTTCAACAACGCAAactagataaacaaatgaattaGAAACAGTCAAGAGAACTTACTGTCTCAAACTCCCAGATGTGAAGAGTTCAGTGATCATGTTCACGGTCTTTTTCTTGTCATCGACCCAAGAATCATAAAACTTGATGATATTTTCATGTTTCAATGCTTTAAGGAGATGGACTTCGGAATACAATTTTCCAAGATCATTTGGTGACTGCAACACATCATCAATCCTCACACGGTTCCAAGCAACTTCTATACCATCAAGCTCATCAAATGCCTTATAGCTACAAATACAAGTCAAGGAAACAAATTAGTTCCCATAAAGTTAATAAAAGTTTCTTTCACTTGAGATTGCATTTTGGCTTCTAGCTAATGTGCTTAACTGCTAcattaaaaaaagttttggaaGCATACACAGTCTTGAATGCGCCCTTGCCCAGTAATTCATTGTACTGtcatagcaacaaaaaaaaaatgttatcaaAGAGATGATGTCATGGGAATAAGATTAAATGGTAGAAATTGAAGACTCAAACATGAATAAAATGTGGCTGGTAAATCAAACCGATACTAAATTATGGGAAGTACAGTGCCTAGAAGACCAAGGACTACAGAAGCTGTGGAAACCATAAGTCTCAAGCTACTCTACCTTATTTCCAAGAGCTTATTCTTGCTTGATTATGATTGCCATGTCATTTTTCTGCTAGTTGAAGTTTTGTAGGTTCTCTCCCTCCATATAGGAGAGATGGATTTCCTTTCTGCAGTCCTGGATAATCAATCGCAGTGTTGCCTCCATTTTACTGATGTTTAGTTTGTAACAaagcaaaattgaaaaatcctaGATTGCCTAGGTTCATAAATGATTTGCTATGTTCAATCTcttaatcaaaaaattcaccaaTTAAAAATATCAATCAATCACACAAACGAAAGAAAGCAACCAAATAGATGAACTTGCTAAATTGGGTGCAGATCATCTTGGGTGCTAAACAAACAGATGaacttgtgtttgttaaaaatgTGGAGATCATCTTGCTAAATTGGGTGCTGAACAAATAGATGAACTTGTGTTTGTTATGGACATGCCTGTCGCTATGAGAGAATTTGTCTTGAGTTGAGAGATAGCTTGAACATCAGGCAGGTGCTAGACTAGTTCCTAAGTCCCCTAGTTTCTGTAAGACTAACTAATACGTGTTTACCCCTTATGTGGTACTCTGCTTTGTAATCATTTTATGAAATTCCATTTGaccgaaaaaaaagaaagcaaccaAATAACGAATTCAACgatatacatgaaaaaaaaccCTGAAAGGGTAAATGTATAGCAACTTATTGAAAAACCCTCAAAAGACCGCATATTTATTAGCTGCAAAATCTGTCCGAG
This genomic window contains:
- the LOC131334545 gene encoding uncharacterized protein LOC131334545, encoding MEFCPSCGILLQYELPNMSCPARFFCPTCPYVCHIESKVKIKRRQHLVEKEVEPIFSKDDMKNGPTTEATCPNCSFGKAVFQQLQIRSADEPMSTFYWCLNEKCGQQWRED
- the LOC131334544 gene encoding serine/threonine-protein kinase WNK8-like, which gives rise to MITELFTSGSLRQYRNKHKSVDMKAIKNWARQILRGLDYLHSQNPPIIHRDLKCDNIFVNGNHGEIKIGDLGLAIVMQQPTAKSVIGTPEFMAPELYEEEYNELVDIYSFGMCMLEMVTCDYPYIECKNPAQIYKKVTSGIKPASLGKVTDPKVKNFIEKCLVPASQRLPAKELLKDPFLQSETLKEPILDPLQLPNKLPQSSSVLNSGPHSMDIDLEYNHSVCTDSNTGSPHGPVVELQRIHQDNEFRLTGTKNDDKTISLTLRIADSNGQVRNIHFQFYLYTDTAFSIAREMVEHLELAYHNVAFIAEFIDYLIMRIVPNWKPSSVYNLSGVRNPHPGSSGVSNDQTLTNRSDSICPIELPVKQEGHVEANEGSLHNNSACSSSFELNSSPSLANLGDNESQASFTSEMIEEVSTENYKTCGFVDYGIGKSSIGFSGYDSEIDFRDLYFDEFKLQGNDSGGEFTLTNGLAKSSELTSIDLSGTSKVMSLTSCCSSLSLMEKEQGVELKLELDAIDAQYRQWFQQLSRLREEALEATRKRWMTKKKVAVH